A segment of the Pseudoalteromonas piscicida genome:
GCGGACGTAGTATCTGGTATTGGTAAAGGCTGTGAACTATCTGGTTGTGCGCTTATCGGTGGTGAAACGGCTGAAATGCCAGGCATGTACGAAGGCGATGACTACGATATGGCTGGTTTTTGTACTGGTGTGGTAGAAAAGTCTAAAATCATTGATGGAACTAAAGTTGCGGCTGGCGATCAGCTAATTGCATTGGGTTCAAGCGGTCCACACTCAAACGGCTACTCTCTAATCCGTAAAGTACTAGAAGTATCTGGCGCAGATACTAACGCAGAGTTCGAAGGCAAAACTCTAGGCGAACACCTGCTAGAGCCAACCCGTATCTACGTAAAGCAAATCTTAGCGTTATTAAAAGAAGTTGATGTTCACGCGCTTTCTCACATCACTGGCGGTGGCTTCTGGGAAAACATCCCTCGCGTGCTCCCTGAGTCAGCAAAAGCGGTAATCAAAGGTGATAGCTGGCAATGGCCTGCAATCTTCAACTGGTTACAAGAAAACGGTAACATTGCAACGCACGAAATGTATCGCACATTCAACTGTGGTGTTGGCATGATCTTAGTTGTTCCTGCTGACAAGCTTGATCAAAGCCTTGAAATCCTGAAAGCACAAGGCGAAAACGCTTGGCACATCGGTGAAATTCAAGACGCTCAGGCTGGTGAAGAGCAAGTTGAGATCTTAGGTGGTGCCGAGTAATGGCACCCACTCGCCTTGTTGTTCTGATTTCTGGTAGTGGTTCAAATTTGCAAGCAATCATTGATGCTTGCAAAGCGGGCTATATTCAAGGTGAAATTGCTGCCGTTATTAGTAATAAAGCGGACGCATACGGCCTAACCAGAGCGCAAGAGGCTGGTATAGCAACATCTGTTTTAGACCATAAGCAATACGCTTCTCGTGAAGAGTATGACGTTGCGCTTGGTCAACTAATTGATAGCTTTACACCAGATTTGGTTGTATTAGCTGGATTTATGCGTATTCTAACTCCAAACTTGGTGCAAAAATTTAGAGGAAAAATGTTGAACATTCATCCTTCTTTGTTGCCTAAGTATCAAGGGCTGAACACCCACCAAAGAGCAATCGATGCAAACGATGTAGAACATGGTGCTAGCGTTCACTTTGTCACAGAGGAGTTAGATGGTGGTCCTGTGGTCTGTCAGGCCAAGGTCACTATTCTTCCAGATGATACGGCAGAGTCACTGGCGCAACGTGTGCATAAGCAAGAACACATTCTTTATCCTTTGGTGGTCAAATGGTTCAGCGAACAAAGACTAACAATGGAAGCAGACTATGCTGTTTTTGATAACAAAACCTTACCAGTTCAAGGTGCGCCGTACCCAGAAAAATAAAAAATGGAGCGCTGTGCTAATTGGTATTAGCGCTCTACTTTCCACTTCGACATTCGCAAACTCACTCACTGAATATCACGCCGAATACCAAGTTTCACGCAAAGGTAAGGTTCATGGAAGTGCCACGCGAGACCTTACAAAAATAGCGGACGCAACATACGCTGTACGTTACAAAAGCGATATCGAATGGATGATTTTTTCAGACGTAAGAACTGAAGAATCATTGTTTAAAGTCGCTGAACATACCGTCAGCCCACTACATTATAGTATGACCCGTGAAGGGACTGGTCCAGATAAAAGCTACAAAATTAAGTTTGATCACCAAAACCAAGCAATTACCTCCAGTGAAGAAAAGTATCCATTGAAAGTGAAATGGCTTGAGAATCAGCAAGATTTAATTAGTTATCAAGTACAGCTGCGAGAGGATTTAAAGGCGGGAAAGACCAAGTTTAGCTATCCTATCATAGACAAAAAAGGCGACCAGCGAAGCTATGATTTTGAGGTGGCCGGCGAGGAAATGATCACTCTACCTTTTGGCAATGTCAAAACCATCAAAGTTAAACGCGTTTATGATGATAGCGATCGTCAGGCCATTGCTTGGTTTGCACCAAGTTATGATCATATGCTGGTTAAAATGTACAAAGGTAAAGATGGTATGGAGCAGTTTCAGATTGAGCTTAAAACCTACCAACCTAAATCAGAGAGTTGATAGCAACATCGTTGATTCATCACGGCGGCTCAACTAAGCCGCCTTTACTTACAAAAACTCAGAACTACACCTTCTCACCTAATTTGAATAAAGCAAACTCACCGGGCTCAAGCTTCTGCCACTGTTCATCGTTGGTCAGCGGTCGAGTTGCAATAACAGTGACAACATCATCTGGTGTGGTTTCTTTTTGGAAATCTACCACCATATCCGCATCGATTAAGGTAGCCTTACCAAATGGGGCTCTACGGGTTATCCAATATAGGTTATTGGTGCAATACGCCAACACATAAATGCCATCGGTTATCAACATGTTGAATACCCCTTTGTCTCTCAATGTGTGCGCTAGCTTTGCGATATACCTGAAAACTGAGACCATGTTTGACGGGCGACTTGGGTATTTTTCTCTTACTTTGTCCAAAATCCAACAAAAGGCAAGTTCACTGTCTGTGTTCCCAACGGGTCGATAGAAGTCAGTTTTTAAATCTTTATAGTCCGAAAGCTGACCATTGTGAGCGTAAGTGATCTCCCGACCCCATAATTCTCGAGTGAATGGGTGGGTATTTTCAAGACAAGTTCGTCCCCTATTTCCCTGTCGAATATGACTTATTACGGACACGCTTTTAATCGGATATGCTTTGACCAATTTAGCAATTTCAGACTGACAGCTAGGTTCAGGATCTTTAAAGGTTCTACATCCTTTCCCCTCGTAAAAGGTGATACCCCAGCCATCTTTATGAGGACCCGTATTGCCACCGCGCTCCAACAAACCAGAAAAGCTAAAACAAATATCCGTCGGTACGTTCGCCGACATCCCCAAAAGCTCACACATAAATCACTTAAACCCTAAATATCATAAAGTTATGATTAAAATACAAATCACAAAAATCAAAAGGTCACACGTTTGGTCACACTTATGACTAGTAGCTCGATTATCTTAGATAGTCATACTACTGAATTATTGGCGGTAAGTTTATCATGTATCTCTGTGTCTTTACTTTTTTAAATTCAACTACTTTGAGAGCGGTATTAATACGATTATTTTAAATGACTATCGGGCTCTTCTCATCTAGAAAACACTTTATTGGTTGAGAACCTTAATGACCACCCCAAGTAAATTCCTAGTTGGATCACTTAAACATAAAGTAGATTACGAACTGAGAGTTACTTCGCAATATCTAACCAAGTGCCACCCGTAAGCGTATCTAGATCATGCGCTTTTAACTCAAAAACCGAGTTGGGCGTGCCAGCAGCAGCCCAAATACGATCGTATTGCTTTAAATCTCTATCTATTATCGTCAACACAGAGTCAGTGTGCGCCACAGGAGGCACACCGCCAATGGCAAACCCGGTTTTTTCCCGCACAAAGTTTGCGTTCGCTTTTTCGAGCTTTACATTAATTGCAGCTTCTACTTTTTCCACGGACACTTGGTTGCTACCAGAAGCAATTATCAAGACCGCCTTTTCTGTATTGCTATCTTTAAATATCAGAGACTTGGCGATTTGAGACTCAGTGCAACCAATCGCATTTGCAGCATCTTTCGCGGTACGAGTAGAGTCTGCAAGCTCTGTAACTGTGAAGTGATGCCCATGACTGGCTAGGAACTCTTGAACACGTATTGATGAGGGTTTTAACGACTGTGACATTCAATTGCTCTTCCATGCTGTGGTAGTTAAAACCAATCTAACAGCTAGTGAGCTGATTTTAAACATCCAGTATGTTTTATACTATTTGTGATATGAGGTTAACTCTATCTCGGGGTAGCATTGAAAAATATCCGAGTATCCCATTAATAGGAACTCGGATTATAGCTGTATATAAACACTCAAGGTATTAAGTAAAGTCTATATTGTTACCACATGCCACTGGTACGCAAGGCTAGCGCCAGCCAATGAGCATGCTAATAAAAAGTTCATTACCTCTTTTGAGCTAAGTGAGCGAGACTCCCGAGAAAAATGCTTAGCATGTAATCTCATACCTAATGGTTGCAATTCTTTTTCATGTTTTGGCA
Coding sequences within it:
- the purN gene encoding phosphoribosylglycinamide formyltransferase — encoded protein: MAPTRLVVLISGSGSNLQAIIDACKAGYIQGEIAAVISNKADAYGLTRAQEAGIATSVLDHKQYASREEYDVALGQLIDSFTPDLVVLAGFMRILTPNLVQKFRGKMLNIHPSLLPKYQGLNTHQRAIDANDVEHGASVHFVTEELDGGPVVCQAKVTILPDDTAESLAQRVHKQEHILYPLVVKWFSEQRLTMEADYAVFDNKTLPVQGAPYPEK
- the purM gene encoding phosphoribosylformylglycinamidine cyclo-ligase, with amino-acid sequence MSEQKQSLSYKDAGVDIDAGNALVERIKGVVKKTRRPEVMGGIGGFGALCELPTGYKEPVLVAGTDGVGTKLRLAIDLKKHDTVGIDLVAMCVNDLIVQGAEPLFFLDYYATGKLDVDVAADVVSGIGKGCELSGCALIGGETAEMPGMYEGDDYDMAGFCTGVVEKSKIIDGTKVAAGDQLIALGSSGPHSNGYSLIRKVLEVSGADTNAEFEGKTLGEHLLEPTRIYVKQILALLKEVDVHALSHITGGGFWENIPRVLPESAKAVIKGDSWQWPAIFNWLQENGNIATHEMYRTFNCGVGMILVVPADKLDQSLEILKAQGENAWHIGEIQDAQAGEEQVEILGGAE
- a CDS encoding DUF3108 domain-containing protein → MLIGISALLSTSTFANSLTEYHAEYQVSRKGKVHGSATRDLTKIADATYAVRYKSDIEWMIFSDVRTEESLFKVAEHTVSPLHYSMTREGTGPDKSYKIKFDHQNQAITSSEEKYPLKVKWLENQQDLISYQVQLREDLKAGKTKFSYPIIDKKGDQRSYDFEVAGEEMITLPFGNVKTIKVKRVYDDSDRQAIAWFAPSYDHMLVKMYKGKDGMEQFQIELKTYQPKSES
- a CDS encoding YbaK/EbsC family protein; this translates as MSQSLKPSSIRVQEFLASHGHHFTVTELADSTRTAKDAANAIGCTESQIAKSLIFKDSNTEKAVLIIASGSNQVSVEKVEAAINVKLEKANANFVREKTGFAIGGVPPVAHTDSVLTIIDRDLKQYDRIWAAAGTPNSVFELKAHDLDTLTGGTWLDIAK
- a CDS encoding class II glutamine amidotransferase; translation: MCELLGMSANVPTDICFSFSGLLERGGNTGPHKDGWGITFYEGKGCRTFKDPEPSCQSEIAKLVKAYPIKSVSVISHIRQGNRGRTCLENTHPFTRELWGREITYAHNGQLSDYKDLKTDFYRPVGNTDSELAFCWILDKVREKYPSRPSNMVSVFRYIAKLAHTLRDKGVFNMLITDGIYVLAYCTNNLYWITRRAPFGKATLIDADMVVDFQKETTPDDVVTVIATRPLTNDEQWQKLEPGEFALFKLGEKV